In Mastacembelus armatus chromosome 5, fMasArm1.2, whole genome shotgun sequence, a single genomic region encodes these proteins:
- the mst1 gene encoding hepatocyte growth factor-like protein isoform X2 → MEQFLSCVLLTVGLVTGYRSPLNDFQRSEGRELVPTSWNSARVLLLPGLNLEDCATRCSQSLDCRAFNYETRPTVTCKHLPWVGDGSNAEVKRNVNCDLYEKKVYVRKCIVGKGEDYRGKVFTTKSALTCQQWWSKFPHDHRWTPTATNGLELNYCRNPDGDRIGPWCYTTDPERRYESCNIPQCKDEVCITCNGEEYRGQVDHTVSGRECQRWDQQYPHQHIYQPEKYPDKSLDDNYCRNPDASPVPWCYTTDPEMERENCDIRKCTEVHVEKRQRSSFTTNCFRGRGEDYRGKVNETTSGIPCQRWDAQYPHEHPFYPNTYECKGLEENYCRNPDGSEAPWCFTSVPEMRTALCLQIKRCADDIEAEDCYQENGKNYKGMVRKTRKGITCQKWNVNTPHQTKINPRTHPEANLTENYCRNPDGDQHGPWCYTTDPKTEFDYCAIKQCEKVEFSECGKRDDRQASQSPRLRIVNGIPGNSPWTVSLRDRKGNHFCGGSLVNPRWVISTKQCFSSCYVDLPGYSAMMGTLFRDPQEGEPGVQTIPLTKIVCGPSESQLVMLQLEYPAQFNERVSQICLPPERYIVAEETTCEIAGWGETRGTGDETVLNVAHVPVINNKECNKYFRGRVRENEMCTSSFQGGVGACERDYGGPLACQNRDCWVLEGVIIPMRRCGHPGQPNIFIRVSVYVDWIKKVMEMA, encoded by the exons ATGGAAcagtttctctcctgtgttCTCCTGACAGTCGGACTAGTCACTG GGTACCGCAGTCCTCTGAATGACTTCCAGCGCTCTGAGGGCAGAGAGCTGGTTCCTACCTCCTGGAACTCGGCAAGAGTGTTGTTGTTACCGGGTCTGAACCTGGAGGATTGTGCTACTCGCTGCTCACAGTCACTGGACTGCAG AGCATTCAACTATGAGACTCGTCCGACTGTCACCTGTAAACATCTGCCCTGGGTGGGTGATGGCAGCAATGCAGAAGTAAAGCGAAATGTAAACTGTGACCTTTATGAGAAGAAGG ttTATGTCAGAAAGTGCATCGTGGGTAAAGGGGAAGACTACCGAGGGAAAGTTTTCACCACAAAAAGTGCTCTCACCTGCCAACAGTGGTGGTCCAAGTTTCCTCATGATCACAG GTGGACTCCCACAGCTACTAATGGACTGGAGTTGAACTACTGCAGGAATCCAGATGGGGATCGCATTGGTCCGTGGTGCTACACCACCGATCCTGAGCGCCGCTACGAAAGCTGCAACATCCCTCAGTGCAAAGATG aggtgtGTATCACATGTAATGGAGAGGAATACAGAGGCCAGGTTGACCACACTGTGAGTGGCAGAGAGTGTCAGCGATGGGACCAGCAGTACCCTCACCAACACATCTACCAGCCTGAAAA GTATCCAGATAAGAGTTTAGATGATAACTATTGCCGTAATCCTGATGCGTCTCCGGTGCCTTGGTGTTACACCACTGACCCTGAGATGGAGCGAGAGAACTGCGACATCCGCAAGTGCA CTGAGGTTCATGTTGAGAAACGGCAGCGCTCCAGCTTCACCACCAACTGTTTCCGCGGGCGCGGGGAGGATTACCGCGGTAAAGTCAATGAGACCACATCAGGTATCCCCTGCCAGCGGTGGGATGCCCAGTATCCTCATGAACATCCCTTCTATCCAAACACATATGAATGCAA AGGTTTGGAGGAGAACTACTGTCGTAACCCAGATGGGTCGGAGGCACCCTGGTGCTTCACATCTGTGCCAGAGATGAGGACTGCTCTTTGCTTACAGATCAAACGCTGTGCTGACGACATAGAAGCTGAAG ACTGCTAccaagaaaatggaaaaaactaCAAAGGAATGGTCCGCAAAACCCGCAAGGGTATTACCTGCCAAAAATGGAACGTTAATACACCTCACCAGACCAA GATAAACCCAAGGACACATCCTGAGGCCAATTTGACAGAGAACTATTGTCGTAACCCAGATGGGGACCAGCATGGACCCTGGTGTTACACCACTGATCCCAAAACTGAATTTGACTACTGTGCCATCAAACAATGTG AGAAAGTTGAGTTCAGTGAGTGTGGAAAGAGAGACGACCGCCAGGCCTCTCAGAGTCCGAGGTTGCGTATTGTGAATGGCATTCCTGGGAACTCACCGTGGACAGTAAGCCTCAGAGACAG AAAAGGAAACCATTTCTGCGGAGGATCCCTGGTTAACCCTAGATGGGTTATCAGTACCAAGCAGTGTTTCTCCTCCTG CTATGTGGACCTGCCTGGGTATTCAGCCATGATGGGAACACTGTTTCGTGATCCACAGGAAGGAGAGCCCGGTGTGCAAACCATCCCTCTCACCAAGATCGTCTGTGGACCCTCTGAGTCTCAGCTGGTCATGCTACAATTGGAATA CCCTGCCCAGTTTAATGAGCGTGTCTCTCAGATCTGCCTCCCTCCTGAGCGCTACATTGTAGCGGAAGAGACGACCTGTGAGATCGCAGGATGGGGTGAGACAAGAG GGACTGGAGATGAGACTGTCCTTAACGTGGCCCACGTACCAGTTATTAATAACAAGGAATGCAACAAATACTTCAGAGGTCGCGTTCGTGAGAATGAGATGTGCACAAGCTCCTTCCAGGGTGGAGTAGGTGCCTGTGAG agagaCTATGGCGGCCCTTTGGCTTGTCAGAACAGGGACTGCTGGGTACTTGAGGGTGTGATCATCCCTATGAGGCGCTGTGGACACCCAGGACAGCCCAACATTTTCATCCGTGTCTCTGTGTATGTGGACTGGATAAAGAAAGTCATGGAGATGGCTTAG
- the abhd14b gene encoding putative protein-lysine deacylase ABHD14B isoform X1, translating into MKLQLVQDNFPAFCTSIPRMSGVKMTEGSVQVEGCKAPLFYRQSEPATGEVKMSVLLLHGIRFSSENWLNIGTLETLAKAGCRAVAIDLPGLGRSKSAEAPAPVGELAPAGFLKEVCEQLSLSPVVVISPSLSGMYSLPFLFQHQALIRAYVPVAPICTDKFTAEQYQSVKVPSLIVYGDQDTQLGEVSLSNLSNLANHSVVVMKGAGHPCYLDDPDTWHKALMDFLNTL; encoded by the exons atgaaactacaGCTGGTTCAAGACAACTTTCCTGCTTTCTGCACTTCGATCCCCAG gATGTCAGGTGTTAAGATGACTGAGGGGAGCGTGCAGGTGGAGGGCTGTAAAGCACCTCTGTTCTACAGACAGAGTGAACCTGCCACAGGGGAAGTGAAGATGTCAGTTTTGCTCCTTCACGGCATTCGTTTCTCGTCAGAAAACTGGCTCAACATAGGCACTTTGGAGACTCTGGCCAAAGCAGGCTGCCGTGCAGTTGCCATCGACCTGCCAG GGCTTGGACGGTCTAAGTCAGCCGAGGCACCAGCACCTGTGGGAGAACTGGCCCCCGCTGGTTTCCTGAAAGAGGTGTGCGAGCAGCTGAGCTTGAGCCCCGTGGTGGTGATCAGCCCGTCCCTCAGCGGGATGTACtccctgcccttcctcttccaGCACCAGGCTCTGATACGAGCCTACGTCCCTGTAGCTCCCATCTGCACTGACAAATTCACAGCAGAGCAGTACCAGAGTGTGAAG GTCCCGTCGCTGATTGTTTATGGTGATCAGGACACTCAGCTTGGAGAGGTGTCACTCAGCAACCTGAGCAACCTGGCCAATCACAGCGTGGTGGTAATGAAAGGAGCGGGTCACCCCTGTTACCTGGACGACCCGGACACTTGGCACAAAGCTCTCATGGACTTTCTTAATACACTTTGA
- the abhd14b gene encoding putative protein-lysine deacylase ABHD14B isoform X2: MSGVKMTEGSVQVEGCKAPLFYRQSEPATGEVKMSVLLLHGIRFSSENWLNIGTLETLAKAGCRAVAIDLPGLGRSKSAEAPAPVGELAPAGFLKEVCEQLSLSPVVVISPSLSGMYSLPFLFQHQALIRAYVPVAPICTDKFTAEQYQSVKVPSLIVYGDQDTQLGEVSLSNLSNLANHSVVVMKGAGHPCYLDDPDTWHKALMDFLNTL; encoded by the exons ATGTCAGGTGTTAAGATGACTGAGGGGAGCGTGCAGGTGGAGGGCTGTAAAGCACCTCTGTTCTACAGACAGAGTGAACCTGCCACAGGGGAAGTGAAGATGTCAGTTTTGCTCCTTCACGGCATTCGTTTCTCGTCAGAAAACTGGCTCAACATAGGCACTTTGGAGACTCTGGCCAAAGCAGGCTGCCGTGCAGTTGCCATCGACCTGCCAG GGCTTGGACGGTCTAAGTCAGCCGAGGCACCAGCACCTGTGGGAGAACTGGCCCCCGCTGGTTTCCTGAAAGAGGTGTGCGAGCAGCTGAGCTTGAGCCCCGTGGTGGTGATCAGCCCGTCCCTCAGCGGGATGTACtccctgcccttcctcttccaGCACCAGGCTCTGATACGAGCCTACGTCCCTGTAGCTCCCATCTGCACTGACAAATTCACAGCAGAGCAGTACCAGAGTGTGAAG GTCCCGTCGCTGATTGTTTATGGTGATCAGGACACTCAGCTTGGAGAGGTGTCACTCAGCAACCTGAGCAACCTGGCCAATCACAGCGTGGTGGTAATGAAAGGAGCGGGTCACCCCTGTTACCTGGACGACCCGGACACTTGGCACAAAGCTCTCATGGACTTTCTTAATACACTTTGA
- the mst1 gene encoding hepatocyte growth factor-like protein isoform X1, whose protein sequence is MEQFLSCVLLTVGLVTGYRSPLNDFQRSEGRELVPTSWNSARVLLLPGLNLEDCATRCSQSLDCRAFNYETRPTVTCKHLPWVGDGSNAEVKRNVNCDLYEKKVYVRKCIVGKGEDYRGKVFTTKSALTCQQWWSKFPHDHRWTPTATNGLELNYCRNPDGDRIGPWCYTTDPERRYESCNIPQCKDEVCITCNGEEYRGQVDHTVSGRECQRWDQQYPHQHIYQPEKYPDKSLDDNYCRNPDASPVPWCYTTDPEMERENCDIRKCTEVHVEKRQRSSFTTNCFRGRGEDYRGKVNETTSGIPCQRWDAQYPHEHPFYPNTYECKGLEENYCRNPDGSEAPWCFTSVPEMRTALCLQIKRCADDIEAEDCYQENGKNYKGMVRKTRKGITCQKWNVNTPHQTKINPRTHPEANLTENYCRNPDGDQHGPWCYTTDPKTEFDYCAIKQCAGEKVSLTESVEKVEFSECGKRDDRQASQSPRLRIVNGIPGNSPWTVSLRDRKGNHFCGGSLVNPRWVISTKQCFSSCYVDLPGYSAMMGTLFRDPQEGEPGVQTIPLTKIVCGPSESQLVMLQLEYPAQFNERVSQICLPPERYIVAEETTCEIAGWGETRGTGDETVLNVAHVPVINNKECNKYFRGRVRENEMCTSSFQGGVGACERDYGGPLACQNRDCWVLEGVIIPMRRCGHPGQPNIFIRVSVYVDWIKKVMEMA, encoded by the exons ATGGAAcagtttctctcctgtgttCTCCTGACAGTCGGACTAGTCACTG GGTACCGCAGTCCTCTGAATGACTTCCAGCGCTCTGAGGGCAGAGAGCTGGTTCCTACCTCCTGGAACTCGGCAAGAGTGTTGTTGTTACCGGGTCTGAACCTGGAGGATTGTGCTACTCGCTGCTCACAGTCACTGGACTGCAG AGCATTCAACTATGAGACTCGTCCGACTGTCACCTGTAAACATCTGCCCTGGGTGGGTGATGGCAGCAATGCAGAAGTAAAGCGAAATGTAAACTGTGACCTTTATGAGAAGAAGG ttTATGTCAGAAAGTGCATCGTGGGTAAAGGGGAAGACTACCGAGGGAAAGTTTTCACCACAAAAAGTGCTCTCACCTGCCAACAGTGGTGGTCCAAGTTTCCTCATGATCACAG GTGGACTCCCACAGCTACTAATGGACTGGAGTTGAACTACTGCAGGAATCCAGATGGGGATCGCATTGGTCCGTGGTGCTACACCACCGATCCTGAGCGCCGCTACGAAAGCTGCAACATCCCTCAGTGCAAAGATG aggtgtGTATCACATGTAATGGAGAGGAATACAGAGGCCAGGTTGACCACACTGTGAGTGGCAGAGAGTGTCAGCGATGGGACCAGCAGTACCCTCACCAACACATCTACCAGCCTGAAAA GTATCCAGATAAGAGTTTAGATGATAACTATTGCCGTAATCCTGATGCGTCTCCGGTGCCTTGGTGTTACACCACTGACCCTGAGATGGAGCGAGAGAACTGCGACATCCGCAAGTGCA CTGAGGTTCATGTTGAGAAACGGCAGCGCTCCAGCTTCACCACCAACTGTTTCCGCGGGCGCGGGGAGGATTACCGCGGTAAAGTCAATGAGACCACATCAGGTATCCCCTGCCAGCGGTGGGATGCCCAGTATCCTCATGAACATCCCTTCTATCCAAACACATATGAATGCAA AGGTTTGGAGGAGAACTACTGTCGTAACCCAGATGGGTCGGAGGCACCCTGGTGCTTCACATCTGTGCCAGAGATGAGGACTGCTCTTTGCTTACAGATCAAACGCTGTGCTGACGACATAGAAGCTGAAG ACTGCTAccaagaaaatggaaaaaactaCAAAGGAATGGTCCGCAAAACCCGCAAGGGTATTACCTGCCAAAAATGGAACGTTAATACACCTCACCAGACCAA GATAAACCCAAGGACACATCCTGAGGCCAATTTGACAGAGAACTATTGTCGTAACCCAGATGGGGACCAGCATGGACCCTGGTGTTACACCACTGATCCCAAAACTGAATTTGACTACTGTGCCATCAAACAATGTG CTGGAGAGAAAGTGTCCCTGACTGAATCAGTAG AGAAAGTTGAGTTCAGTGAGTGTGGAAAGAGAGACGACCGCCAGGCCTCTCAGAGTCCGAGGTTGCGTATTGTGAATGGCATTCCTGGGAACTCACCGTGGACAGTAAGCCTCAGAGACAG AAAAGGAAACCATTTCTGCGGAGGATCCCTGGTTAACCCTAGATGGGTTATCAGTACCAAGCAGTGTTTCTCCTCCTG CTATGTGGACCTGCCTGGGTATTCAGCCATGATGGGAACACTGTTTCGTGATCCACAGGAAGGAGAGCCCGGTGTGCAAACCATCCCTCTCACCAAGATCGTCTGTGGACCCTCTGAGTCTCAGCTGGTCATGCTACAATTGGAATA CCCTGCCCAGTTTAATGAGCGTGTCTCTCAGATCTGCCTCCCTCCTGAGCGCTACATTGTAGCGGAAGAGACGACCTGTGAGATCGCAGGATGGGGTGAGACAAGAG GGACTGGAGATGAGACTGTCCTTAACGTGGCCCACGTACCAGTTATTAATAACAAGGAATGCAACAAATACTTCAGAGGTCGCGTTCGTGAGAATGAGATGTGCACAAGCTCCTTCCAGGGTGGAGTAGGTGCCTGTGAG agagaCTATGGCGGCCCTTTGGCTTGTCAGAACAGGGACTGCTGGGTACTTGAGGGTGTGATCATCCCTATGAGGCGCTGTGGACACCCAGGACAGCCCAACATTTTCATCCGTGTCTCTGTGTATGTGGACTGGATAAAGAAAGTCATGGAGATGGCTTAG